In Entelurus aequoreus isolate RoL-2023_Sb linkage group LG12, RoL_Eaeq_v1.1, whole genome shotgun sequence, the DNA window tcacctatgatcatgagctttgggtcatgaccgaaaggacaagatcacgggtacaatcgtcctcaccctatctctcttagagatagggtgagaagctctgtcatccgggaggagctcaaagtaaagctgctgctcctccacatcgagaggagccagatgaggtggttcaggcatctggtaaGGATcccacccggacgcctccctaaggaggtgtttagggcacatctgactggtaggaggctacggggaagacccaggacacgttaggaagactatgtctcccggctgggctgggaacgcctcgggatcccccgggaagagctggacgaagtggctgtggagagAGAAGTCAGGGCTTCTCTGCTGAgggtgctgcccccgcgacccaacttcGGATAAACGGAATAAACGAGATGGATAAAAAGATTGTAGGAAAAATCAAGAATAATGAAGTAATACATCAACATTTCTggccaaaaatatggcaaaatttactgaaaggacaaaaaagtcaACTTTTGTCCCCTGAGAATATTTACATGTTAACAGTTTAACatggccagttttttttatttatgtataaataATTGATTCATACaattctcctttttttattgaataataaTTGATTCATACAAcgctcctttttttgtagttgggTACTCAAGGTGATGCAAGTCAGGTGATCGGTCCACTAACTGAAGGCCAGAGGAGGAACATTGGAGTAGTCAACTCGCTCTACCGTCTGCAGCTTGCTGTTGCCAAGGTAAGGCGTTACACAAAATATATTAAGATCAATCATTGGATTATACCCTCCATGCTAGGAAGTGAAAAAACCCTTCACTTATCAAAACTTTGACTTGACTTTGTTTTTTTGCAGCTAATTTCTAGTTTGGGGACAAGCATGACCGCTCCTGCAGAGGCTCTCTCTTCTTCTTTGGAGgtatgaattaattaattcaatATGGAGTCTTGCAATGAGTTAGCTACCTTGATGAGTGTCCATGTTTGATGGCTATAAAGTAGGGATGTGCCGATAAatcggccaccgatcagtattggtcgattttcatgaaaaagtatgtATCACCTTTTCCGATTATTTAGTCTCAATGCCGTTTCACAAACACTGATACCGTTTGGCTAATATTGTGTTCATTTTTAGTCTCCTAGCTGAAAAGCTACAAGCTAATTTTGTATTCCCATACACAGTTTGGAACCGCTCCggtttatgtaataataataatcactttcattacggcaaataaacacATGGggcattttattgtaaaaaaaacaaaacaaggctGCCTCATGTTAGTGCAGATTTCCTGTCACTTCTCGTGGGGTGCACAACGCAAGTACAAACGGCATCCACTATGTCACATGGCTTTAAAAATGcgcaatgtgttaaaaaaaactttcaaaATATGCACATGACAGATCAAGATCAAATATGGCATATTTATTTTTCACTAGAAGCTCTGTTTTGCAACCTTGATTAAATTAATCCCCTGATTATTTGTTCCCGATCTGTAAAATAAAAGGTGTGCAGGACAGGATTGGCTTACCTCAGTACAGATAATGAGTGAGTTCATTATCACATTTTACttgaaatacaatatttatttcaTTAGATTTAATAGCATCTGACTGTCGTAGTGTGTACAGAGAACAATGTTGGCCCCTGAGACAAATGTAGTCTATATTCCTTAGCTTTTGACATCAAAGAGCCGCTGGGTTTGAAACACTAAAACTTAAAACGTTCTTTTCCTGTTGTGTTTTTCAGGAGTGCCAGGCGCTGATGAGCAGCGCGGTGCAGCCTCTCCTGCAGTCCGTGAGCGACTCAATAGAGGCCATTTTAATCACGCTGCACCAGGAGGACTTCTCAGGGTTAGTCTTTTTCTAATCACAGACCCTCTTCAATCAATCACAGCTTTCATTTAAGAGACGTTTTTATAAAAATAAGACATATGCTATTTAAAATGACAACCATTTTATGTACTACAGCTATGAAATTTGAAAAAAGTGTCATAATGGTAGATATAATTTAACTTTTCACCAAGGGAAGAATACTGAAAACATTTAAGGACGTGGATTTAGATTTTTTACAGGGTAAGAAATAAACAGCCTTTGGTTTATAGTGACTAAAATAGGCTAAATCGGGGCCTTCTCGCTAATCTGCACGTATCGGACATTGATCGGGAGCTATTGGGCAGCCCAGGACagagttggctctcttggttgctttgttaggTCTGTTCCGTgtgcaaaatgtattattttttgcaaattgttttgtttttcgttgtgctttacttttgtagctgtatgtagatatgtatattcatatatgacAGTATGAAGGGGCAGCTAGTTGCATCACCTCTGTcctcttttaaatgtattttacatcctttgtgttctttagtatttccctcttgttttcaccttattttttgtggatttttttgtatctgcactgcaaccacatacttTTCCCTTGTGGGATAACTAAAGTTTATCTTATCCTAAGTAGAATTGTTTTTGGAGCCTTTTCACCCCcattacaaaaatgttttacaccttaattattcttttttttattattctacaTAAAATTACCAGACCAGCACTAACACAGTGCGCCACGGGCGACAATAAGAATCCCCGGAGAAATTTCCCTTTATATTTTTATCAATTAGGTAATGGGAAGGGGTGAGGAACGCGTTTGCAGTAAAATGTAATTTGAAATGAACTTATAAACTTATTTCAGGTTTCTTGTCTGGTTTTATAACTGCTACAAAAAAAACTACGGTACTATAAAAATGATGGGACTAACTGTTTATATCTTTGTAAGGTTCGCATCGCTGTAAAATCAACTCCTTTTCTTGTATATCGCTAACTGTCCTATTTGTGTGCGTTGCAGGGGGCTGTCCAACACCAGTAAGCCTGATGTTGTCTGCTCGCTCTACATGAAGGAGCTGCAGGGTTTTATCTCCAGAGTGATGGCCGACTACTTCAGACACTTTGAGTGCACTGATTTCATCTATGAAAGCACAGAATCCATTGCTCAGAGAGCGATCGAGTTATTCATACGACATGCCAGCCTGCTGCGCCCGCTGGGGGAGGGCGGGAAGATGCAATTAGCGGCTGACTGTGCACAGGTGAGGACTGAAAAAAAACGACCTCAAGTTTGATAGAGTTTTTCCACTGCTAACTGCATTAAATTGTGCATTTTGTTGTCTTAAGATGGAGTTGGCTGTAGCTCCGTTATGCAGAAGAGTATCAGATTTGGGAAAAGCTTACAGAATTCTTCGCTCTTTTAGGTACGTAGCCACAAGCGTCAAGGGgggtcaattttatgaaaaattgTTGACGTCGACATTTGGTGTAGTTTTAAATCATCCACACCACTGGCATGTCAGATGTGTGGTTGTGTCAAAATCCATACAAAGCAAGGAAAACAAGAAAGAAACTGAGTTTTACCTTCAAAATGCACCCATTTATATTAAGTACAAACAAAAGATTGTCAAACTACTCCTTTAATTTCATTATTTGTGCCAAAATCACAAGAAAATTTAGCAATGGCTAGTTTTGGTTAGGTAAACAATTGCTTATGTCGACATGGGTCAGCTAATCTGAAGGATATCAACATAAATGGTAGTGCAGAATGTATTGTAAATAATTTTTTCCTTTGATgatatagaacctttatttaaccagataagataTGAAAACGAATTATCCACTAAATTGTTAGAAAACAATAAAATGTTAAATACTAAATTTGTAAGACAATTTTTAATGGACACAAAAATGTCAACTGCATTACCATAATGTTTGTGTTCCAGGCCACTGCTGTTTCAGACCAGCAATCTAATCATCAGCAGTTCAGTTGTGGGGGAACTCATTCCTTACAGCACCGtccttcacttcctgttcaccagGGCCCCGTCTGAGCTCAAGTCACCTTACCAGGCAtgtacacgcacacgcacacactctgtgAATAACCTGATGGACTTTTCGAGGAGGTGAAAAGTAAAGCATCATGTCTTCCACCCCCAGAGAGCAGAGTGGTCCATCACTAGATACTCCCAGTGGATGGACGCTCATCCCTCAGAGAAAGATCGCATTACACTTATTAGGTAAGCGTAGGAATCATAAATTGAACTACTGTACTTTTATTCATAGGGAAAAAGTTGTGCATCAAATTATGTTTTATCTCCTGGTAAAAATGTTTGTATAAAAGGGGTGAGGAACACATTGAAATAATATTATTACATGTTCAAATAAAACTGCAaggggaaaaaacatatttacatttataacATTACAACTTTAGCATTGTCACATTGATGTTATTTATTAAATCATAACTTTTTGTAaagcaactttattcttgtaaaattaccagttttgtcgtaatattaaaaatgtacatttgtgAGGAAAAAAGTACTAGTTATTGTAGCAAAAACATTACATTGCATTATGACCTTATTGAATATATTTTCTTAACATTTGACTTTACAGTTCTAAAGATATAAATTGTCTTTCTTTTAATGATTTGACCTTATTTGTATGaatttttttattgtcaaaaatCATCATCAATCATAACTTTTAAAATATTGCAACTTTGTAAATTAGTTTTCTTGCAGAGTTCACTTAATTATAACATTGTGTTGTAAAGTTGTTTAATACTATAACTTCttaatgtaatacatttaaaatattaaGTTGCGAAAAAAAATTAGTTACTGTAGTAAAAAAACTTTATGTAACATTTACTAgccttatttaattttttatttttttatattactttACTGTTCTAAAAATATAATTGCCTTTCTTTTGAGCCGTTATTCATATAATTGTACGAGTATAttctcaaattatttttttactcattcaATTATAACTTTAAAATATCGCTACTTTGTCTGCGTAAAATTTGAACTTTTCTTGCAATGATCAGAATTAATTTCTAAATAAGTTTCTGTAATACCAATTGATAATTATCAATACAAAgaatacattcaaaaataaagttgcaagaaaaaaGTATTAGTGTTtagaaaaaataacattttaaatgaaAGGTTCTGACCTTatttaatattttgactttactgTTCTAAAAGTATGATTGtgtttattaaaaatgttactttaaaaatgttttacgtactttattcttgtcaaataGTTTTTTTCCTTACATGTTCGAACTTAATTCTTACAATAGTTATGTCGGCTCTTCTTGTCGATGAATGACTTTTGACTCCTGCGTTTCCTGGCGACAGAGGCACTCTGGAGGCGTACGTGCAGTCGGTCAGAGCTCGGCAGGGGAAGGAGTTTGCACCCATCTATCCCATAATGCTCCAGTTGCTGCAGAGAGCCACTAACGGTGCTTTGGAAGCCAAAGCCCTAGGGTGTTAACACATGCATGATTTCACCTTTTCAAAATGAGAGATATCCTTTTTGTGAAGGACAACTTTAACAAATTGTGAGCAATATTCACACTATTCAATTATCGGTCGTATATGAATGAAACATGTTTGTGTATATTTGCAGTACAACCAAGGAGATCACTGCAAACACCATATGTTGCAGTAAATGGATATGTACTCTGTATTAAATTACTAAACACTTCATGTATTTTGAATTTTTGTGGAATTACATATATCCTGACATTTGTGTATTTTTATTGGACACAAGCCTGGTTTGTAAATTCTACAGTACCATGCAGAGGTGTGATTAAATACAGTAAAAGTATTTTTCATTACTAGTACTTTACGTAGGTGTTTTTTCTAAGTTATTTAATTAAATATCACGATGATgggttgtttattttttaattaacaatatacacttttttttttacaattaacgaCAGTACCATACAgagatttttatttaattttattaatgACAGTATTATACATTGGTGTTTAAATTTAGACAGGCCATTTCCACTGGTTGGAAGGAGGTTCTTCTATCAGTGGTTCCCATGGTTTCCATTCAGCCATCTTTCGTGACAGAGCCAACTCGCACtctgcctacacacacacacacaattttcaTCAGTGTAAACGCCACAGACTATGAATGTTGTGTCTTTGCAATCATTTGTCAATGATGTGTTTTTAGATTTTACAACTTGGCAGCAGAAGGCCCAAATGTAGTTGCAATAAACCTACTGCAGCTGGACTACATTCATGTGctgccaatcaatcaatcaataataacCAATTAGGAGCGCTGTGAACAGTACCTGGAAAATGACCTCTTCAATCTGTCCACCATTGATCTTCTTCTCCAACATTACAACATCAGGCTCCTGAGAGGAAAACTAATTTCATCGTATTGCAGAGATCAACGATTCTCATAGGCTGGCCGAAAAATACCCCAAAACATTTGgaattatacattttatatttgctTTAAAACTTATAAAGTAGTTCATTACACATGGTATTGAAATTTTTACACTCCAAAAAattcatatatataaaatattttcaatATGGATTTTATGGTTTTGGTCCATTTCAGGCCTGTGCTAATACACTGTCAAAATGAACAAGAAGAGTTGCACATGAAGCCTTGgcgaattatgcaaattagacgatGACCTCATCCCCTCCCCCAAAAGATTACAGTCATATATAAAACACAGTAGCACCATATCATAACAGAAGTCATTGAAGGATATATTTCATAAAGAATAGGTCGCTAGTTTCTAACGACTTGGGATGAAACcatatgaaaatttcatatcacgaTTATTGTGACCCAAATTATGGCAGTATCGTTGAATGTGCTCAagaaatatttatatacacactgaaatctcAGGGTTCCCCCTACACATAAATGATCGTGGCGCAACACCACGGCAAGATTAACACCGCCACACCTTCAAAATCAGTTTattctttttaaaacatgttttttttacttgaaaatgttaagtgatatattgtatgaatggacACAATATATCTGTaataagagagcacagcttgtagttaAATGTGTACAATAGAATATCGTAGTTGCTAAGACACCAacatgtttatataagtttagtttGGGCTATGTTTTTTCATAATGGGGAAAGactttaatgtctcttgttttcatgttagcttttaagctagctagcgagctggcaccagtcagtccatgagtttatcaaaAATTTAGTTATCAATCCGTTTTTTCGATAATTTAAACAAAACATTCCCTGCAAAAGTCCCCAGGTAGAAAGATGGGTGTTTTCAGAAAGCCAGTGGAACATTTTCTGTTCATCTGCCACCATTAAAACATGTCTGAGTCTGCAACCTGCTTAGAGCTACTTTAAGATGACCAGCTGCAATATTCACACAAAGTTGCTCTGCAGTTGAATAAAATGTGTCACTCACCGACTTGACGTAGTCAAACTTCTCGTTTACCAGCTGCTCAGTGTACTTCCTGTAAGCAGCATCTTGCGGCATCGTCTGCAGAGACGCCAGGATCTTGGAGTAAAGAGCCTTCAGACGCTGGAAAACAATCATGCAGGTCACAGGAGTGGAACTCACAAACTTCCTTTTTAGTTCCACTCATTTCTTAATGTGTGGCAACTTTGGATAGTTTGCAATAAACCAGCAGGAATTGAAAAAGCTCAACACATTCTGCATTAAAACACTCACTTTTGAAAATGTCTACATTTTAGGGaagaaataaatgtaaaaatggggATTGAACTATTTGGAGTACAACGGGTGGGAAAATAAGACTAAATTACTAATTTGATGGCAGCCAGATGCGTTGAACTTGGATTTTTAAGTGTCAGTTGAAGTCACTATTAAACGTTAGATATGATATATTAAATATAAGTCATGGCCAAATTACAGAGATTTAAATGGACTTGGTGGTGCCATGTTGGGATGAAGTCCTATTTATCAGATTGATCCCGATATCTTTTTCATTACCCGTTTTAATATGAGTTCAAtcatattttattcatattttaatAAACCTTGTGCAAGCTTAAGGTTGACTCTACACACGTACTCTTGACCCAAAAGGAATCCTCTCATAAAAGTGTCGTAAGTCAGCagtatttttttctcttttcaaTGATGGACATCTTTCAACAACTTGGTACCCATCtaatcgccttccgcccgagtgcagctgggataggctccatcccccacgcaaccccgagagggacaagcggtagaaaatagatgcatAGATAGCTATCATatagtttgtattattttgtggttttttttccatattgtatggcctttaatatatatatatatatatatatatatatatatatatatatatatatatatatatatatatatatatatatatatatatatatatatatatatatatatatatagatatatatatatatatatatattatgatgtTTACAGTGCGTACTGagatagtcaagtcaagtcaagtcaagtcaagtcaactttatttatatagcacaatttcaacaactttttagattgaaccaaagtgctttacaggttaaaaaagcatggagcaaacaaaaaaacaaaaaaaactaaacaaaacaaaaaaacaaacaaagaacataaacaatgagtgtgctaaacaagatagtgcaaatgcaatacggtaaaaggggtcgaataaaaagttttaaaaatttgcagaataaaaaataataataaaagtgcgacaaattgaaaaatacaactaaagcgaaggtaGAATGAGAAAGATAGAATGAGAAAGAAATCAGGCAGGACTTGCTTGAATTCACAAGTCTTTTATGTACATCTGCCGTGTTATATATAACTGCTCAAAATCATTTTCATTGCATTTCAGCGATTTGACGCCATTTTAACTCATTTACGCTCATCAAAGCCCTGAGAATGATGCTCATGGTTTTATGGCGCCAACTGGTGGTTAAATGACGCAATGGACGTCCTGTGTGTGTCTTACCTCATGAGGATGTTGGGACACTGCCAGTCCAACCAGGCCAGTTGTCTGTCAAAGACAGTCAGGACAAGTGTTAAAAGTTGAAAAACTACAATACAATTCTACACACAGCGAATcacaatttaaaaagtaaatgaaGTTTTGTGGTATttagggaaaaaaaatcatataatttatatatttgaaataattgtgcAGAAAATAACTTTACCCACACTGTTATAAGGGAAGTGTATACATTTGtgtaaaaaggtgaaataatttcATTTAGGACAACAGCAAAGTTGTAATTGAACAAAATAAAGacaaagtgaagcgctgtaaacACTTTCCGGATGTACCGTACTGGATAT includes these proteins:
- the ndufa5 gene encoding NADH dehydrogenase [ubiquinone] 1 alpha subcomplex subunit 5, which translates into the protein MAGLLKKTTGLVGLAVSQHPHERLKALYSKILASLQTMPQDAAYRKYTEQLVNEKFDYVKSEPDVVMLEKKINGGQIEEVIFQAECELALSRKMAEWKPWEPLIEEPPSNQWKWPV